A window of Mucilaginibacter paludis DSM 18603 contains these coding sequences:
- a CDS encoding Crp/Fnr family transcriptional regulator, protein MSLSGIFPIDRWNFTTQSILNILSDEDYQAMIANQSEQRYQKGDVIFREGSVPAGIFLVRSGKIKKYKVDQLGKEQIIYVANQGELIGYHAVLAEERYPDSASALEASLLSFIPKEDFFEVIRRSPMFSQRLLKALSHEFTVLANTISVFAQRSASERLAIALIVLREKYKDGSPANEEIVLNISRTDLANIAGIAQENVIRLLKEFKAEDILETEGRKIIIKDIKKLVKRANYR, encoded by the coding sequence ATGAGTTTATCGGGAATCTTTCCTATCGACCGCTGGAATTTTACAACGCAGTCTATTTTGAATATACTGTCGGATGAGGACTACCAAGCCATGATAGCAAACCAAAGCGAACAAAGATATCAAAAAGGTGACGTGATCTTCCGGGAAGGCTCCGTTCCAGCAGGTATTTTTTTGGTACGGAGTGGAAAGATCAAGAAATACAAAGTTGACCAGCTTGGCAAAGAGCAGATTATTTACGTAGCCAACCAGGGCGAACTAATTGGCTACCACGCGGTATTGGCAGAAGAGCGTTATCCCGACTCGGCGTCAGCCCTGGAAGCGAGTTTGTTAAGCTTCATCCCTAAGGAGGATTTTTTTGAAGTCATCCGCCGTTCACCAATGTTTAGTCAACGGCTTTTAAAAGCCTTGAGCCACGAGTTCACCGTATTAGCTAACACAATTTCAGTATTTGCACAACGCAGCGCCTCGGAGCGACTGGCCATAGCACTTATTGTATTACGGGAAAAGTACAAGGATGGCAGCCCTGCCAATGAAGAGATTGTCCTCAACATATCCCGCACCGACCTTGCTAACATAGCTGGCATAGCACAGGAAAACGTGATCAGGTTATTGAAGGAATTTAAAGCCGAGGATATTTTAGAGACGGAAGGCCGTAAGATTATAATCAAAGACATCAAAAAGCTGGTGAAAAGGGCTAATTATAGGTAA